Below is a window of Aptenodytes patagonicus chromosome 15, bAptPat1.pri.cur, whole genome shotgun sequence DNA.
TCTAAACCTAAGTTACCTGCAAGCAGTTTTCCTTTAACATTCATATTTATAAAATGATTGAACTAGTGtcatttttagaaaaagcagaCGTGTACAAACGTTGCTTGTATCTCCTGCACTATGTGAATCTGTTGCAACTACTAACCTCAGGAATTCTCAATCATACATTCATGTTTAACTCATTTcattatttactttattattgCATCTTTGAAGAATCTTTCTAATGGTCTCGAACTGTGTTGCAGCTATACACTgtagaagaaaattgaaaactaTCCATCAGAATGTATAGCAGGTGTGAAACACAAAACTGAGTGCACACAGATGGACAGATAGGGACAGTTGCAAAGAAACTGCAAGACTCCTTATCAGGGTGAGAGGCATGAGAGAGTACAGATTATTTACCATTCTCTAGCACACATTAATTTAAGGAGAAATTTAAATAAAGTTGAGACACTTAGATATTTAACAGGAAACTTCTCCTAAGCGCAGGATGCAACACCTAAGGCGGCAAAAAAACCTGATCACTTCATAAATTAACATTATCAAAGGCCAGAGATGACATCTTAATATGTAATAAAAGATAGATGGGTCAATCAGCTGCTAAGGACCATGAAAACTAAGACAAGTAATTTATTTGATATAATAGAGAAGAAATCAGCATGGGGATATAAAAACCTAACACAACCTTCTCAGAGTGCTGGCCAGGAATAATAATCTTATAATAAAATCAATAGCACTCCAAAGGTATTGTACAAACCAATTTTGCAGCGGTGTCAAAACAAGAGGCAGCTGTTACCTAGTTGAGTGATACCAACTATGTGCATGGAAAGATAAAGCTATATTTATTATGTTAGGTAGAAACAAAACATGTAAGACATAGTGGAAATGAAAACAGACACAGATCACATTTGCAGATAACCCTAGATAAGCAGTAAAAATAGTTAGAGAGTGACAGAGGAAAGTGCAcaaggtggaggaaaaaaagtgaagaattaTAGTTTTCACTGTCTTGCTCTTTAGTAAGCAGCTAAATATCACATAAGTTGAACAGACAAGTCAAAATACTGGTTTGGCCAGATCTATAAACTGTTAACTCAGGTGATTTTGTCTCTGCAAGTGATGTTACCCAGAATaaagcacagcaggagaaagacaaaagcccCAGAAAAATTCTGTCTTCCCCTTCTCTCATTTGTTTCCAGGCAGTATAAAGTTTAACTTATTTTGTCTCTTAAAATTACACACAAGGAAAAATTGTCCAGGCACCGATAGTTTGGGCATTATTTTTGTTCTCCCTTCTGCACATTGGTGTCACTACAATACTCTCGCCCTGAACAGACTTCACAAGTTCACTATATTCAGGACCTACCAGTATGCAGAACTAGCTCgtttttcccctcaatttttACCATATTTGTCAATCATTATTTTAACGCATCTTCAATAGAGACAGAGCTCATGCGTAGCATTTATCCACTTCTGTCAACAGGAAGCACAGAAGTTATCATATTCATATAGATCATTTGCTCAACTTTCACAGTTTATAAATCAGCCAGATTCTTACACACTCTGTCAAGCAGTAAGTTATGTTTGGCAGTGGACTAGTTTTATTTAATAGTTCTCTTCACCATAGATACTACACCAGCAAGCATTTTAGACTCAGCAACACTATTATTTGTAGGGCTTTTTTCATGAGTGGCAGTCTCAGTGTTGCAGTTCAAGTGATCTGCCAATGTAGGTACTTCTCATAGTTTATCAGGGCTGTTTAACACTGTATAGTGTATTCAGCACACCTGGAGCATGCCATCTCTACACAGTAAAATTATGGATATATGTTTGGATAAAGCATAacagccaaagaaagataggCCAAAGGTAACCTGTTCTTTATGATTATACAGTCAGGTTTCCTCTGAAATGCTATTAGTGTCCCTCTCCTTTTTGCCACGTAAGTAGGAGTTTCAGGAAGATGGCTGTTCTCACATATTTAATCTGTGTTCTCATTTCTCTACAGATCATAAAAATAAGTctgcagaatttaattttatagaTGGGCAAATACTTGGATAGTGGTTGCATACTGCATGGAAGCTGAGAGATGATAAAAGCCTGAATTTCAATGTTGAGTACCCTCTATAAGCAGTAGCACCAAGGAACATCAGGTGGTAGAAAAGGGATAAAAAGAGGTCATAGGAGATAAGCCCTCCAGGCTGTTAAAACATTATGTAAAAAAGTGGGCTTCAATGTCACTCTGAAATAACCCAGACACTTACTTCATTTGATTCTAGATACTGGAATCAAAATCAACATCCATAAGGATTTTTCAaagtatattgattttttttccctttgggctagttctttttgatttttaaatctgaaaagcaaGGCAATAAAAGTCTAAAGAATTGCAAGAAACCAACTAACTCCTAGTCAGGGTCTGGATATAAATAAGATAGGCTTTTCCTAACGTCTCTGAAAATGAAGGGAAGGAATTAGGGGCAATGCTTCTCTCATGTCAAGAGGAGAGACTAAACAAAAATCAGGTATAGAAATCTGTTACAGTAGGAAGGCACTAATGCCAAGACAAGAATCTCCAGACAATGACGCGTAAGTCCATGTGTAGGACAGTGAATGGTGAATCAGTTAGCGTagtacagagaagaaaatggaagtgcAGTGGATAAGCTGCAAAATCACTACAGAAGATAAGAATAGTGAAATATTATATATGTGATAAGCTATACCAACAAGAAAGGGCCAATTCAAACAGTGCCGACAACAAGGATTATTGGAAATATCATGTCTTTGCAAAAATCATTTAAGCGAGAATTCCATACTCGTAGAATAGTCTCAGATACATGGAGACAATGATGGAGGCACAACAGAGAGATCTAGACAAACCCGACAAAGCTACTAAAAATTAggtaacaatctttttttttcctttaaattaaatttctctgGTCTGATATTTCTCATGACGTAGTATAATTGCTTCTCAAACTTGTCCCTTAGCTGCCTTCtaataagaaaaatctttgtaaaaAAAGATTTAGTACCTATAATGCGTATTTCATTTGCAGTAAAATTCAAGTATTTCTGAGAAGTTTTATCAAAATTCAGCTTAGGTGAATGTTCTTGACCATAAGTTTTTTCCCTTGAAGAATCATAGAAAGTGCACGCAAAAGGGATTCAATCATAATAAGGGCAAGCTTGTAAAATAAAGGGAATATTTTTGGAAACTATTTTGTAGTCTTGGTTCATACCCAAGTATAATTGCTTCTCAAACTTATCACTTAGCTCCCTCTTCtaataagaaaaatctttgtaaaGAAACTGTATTAGCAACCAAAAATACTGACAAAGGAATTAAAAGTACAAATGAGTTGAAATAATTTCACATCACTGTATACAATCTCTTATCATTTTTGGTACAGTGATACGTAAAGAACCCCTCTCCTACATGCATGGGATGGGAAAGGGAATAGTTTCACCTATTTTCTTCAGTGATGATCTAGTCTTCTGCTGGTTTGGAGGGAAGGAGTTGGTTGCAGAACCCAGAACTTGAACAGACAAGACTTTACTAAGAGATATGGCagtaaaaacaagcaagcaaacaaaaagccaagGGTGAGATTTCTGGGAAGTATTGCTCTACAGGTTTTGTCTgatatttgtttcttttggtcTGTGCATTTTTCATACGGCTTGGAAGGAAATATTAGCATCTTCCTCCAACTTTATCTCAGTGACAGCTGTGAACTTCCGATACAAACTCTGGAAAATATGCAGAAGTATTACCTGTAGAATTCCTTTCTTTAACCACTTCCATCTCATGGAGTTTCCCCACCTCAATTGCTATAAATTCCTATCACCAAAACTGTGGAATCCCCTAGGTCACTTGACAATATTTTAATCTGTACCGTGATTCTATGCTAAGTGATATTGTATAAACAGCAGACTAGACAGAAGGCACTGAAGTTGTTTCAGGTACGATATAGTTCGCCTTGCCTCAGGGATCTGGTGAATGACATGTGTTATATAAAATACGCGTAATTTTTGGGAGGCTTTCACATTTAGCCGTTAAAGCCATTGCAGTTATTCCAGTCATTATCAAAACCATGACCATGTATTTGGCATCTTTAAAGAGCACAGGAGCTCTCGATAAACAATtcgtaatgaaaaaaaaaaaatcaggtatgcAACTATGTTGACATTACACAACTCCAGTACAAAATTAACAACAGTGAAGGAGATCACAGTTGGCCCCCTCTCCAGGACAGGGGAGTGCAGCTTTTCAGGGTAGAGAAAACTCACAACAGAGAGATCTGCACTACGACATCTTATGTAGAGCTTCAGTACTCCCTTCCACTGAGTCTGTGGAGGAAATTCCCCTTTCTCCCAACCTGTTCCCCCACTTTATCATTTTAGAGAAGCCTATATGATTTGGTAATCAGTTGTGACATTTTCAGGGGTTCCTTGAAATTATTTTagggcagaaagggaaaaggaactAGACAGCTGCATACAAAGTGGTGTCACACCCATACAAGCACTAGAGGATGTCACACAGATGATGCAGCTCTCACACATACATGTGCAGTATACTACATTTGACTTAAGATACTCCGTAAAGAAACTTAAATATAGATGTGTGTACTACACATAAATGGGTAGGGGTGCGTCTGATAAAGAACAACAGTTAAGGCTAATCAGTAATCCTCTTCCATAGAGGACTGCCAAAACCAGATCATTAGACCTGGCTGAAAGATCCCCGTCTGTAAACTTATTGAGATCCAGTTAGATTtgaaaaatcatataaaaatttCTTGGAACAATTTCCTCCGCAACACCCATGTAATGCACCTGCTGTAAAAGAAAGGGATTCTGGTGTTCTGGACTACTCCAGGAACTGATATTGGTGAACAAGCTTTCTAAACGTAAAACAACTGAAGATGTGTAAAGGAATACAAGAGAAGTAGAAGCATTTTAAGATTAACTTTCTGATTTTACAGTATAGATTTTAATTCTTCCTGAAAGGCAGctgttttcaaacataaataCAGCATGTTTAGGAACCACATCATTATGTGTTCCTACCCACAAACTCCCAGCTCTTAAGCATCATGTTTTACAaggctgtcaaaaaaaaaaaggttcaaatgAAACCCTATAAAGGATAACACAGGCAACCTGAATGTGATAGCAAACACACAGTTGCATATGCATAAGTGTTCATATATTTTTCCATAGTTACTGTATTTGTGTGCTGTGAAAACCAGAAGCTAATAGCATTAAAGGGAATTAAACAGGAAAAGTTATTCATTGGACAAGGCAAATCAGCCATATAAACATAAACAgtcaaagaaaattttaaatttaaaagttccATACTAATTAAAAActatatttgattatttttttttaattaatttcatccCAAATTCCGattgaaaatcctgaaaaaaaaaaacgggGAGAAAATTGTTACTTATTACTATTTTAGCTTCAACATTTCCTAGGACTTGCAAAACATGGTGTCCAAATTAACCATCCCTGTACACCAGGATGTCACTACTGTCTACCTTTTTAAGTGATGTTTGGAGTAACACTTAACCAGGTAAACATTTAGCAAaaaggcaccaaaaaaaaaaatctgctgtcatGTGAAGAGCACCTCCATTTCCCAAAAGTACCattgaataaacaaataaataaaactgccCAGTGGGGAAAACTATCCAAATAAAGGAATCATAGCTTCTTGCTTTTTACTACAGattgggggtgaggggaaggaaaTCACATTTGGGGCTGGAAACTCAGGGATTACTGCCGTAGGTATAGTAGGGTAGGGAGGCGGGGGAGTGAAAAAGGCCAaacactggggagggggaagggaagggaagagaatacAGAGCAGAAGGTGCACTTACTGTTTGGTTATCTTCATACAGCTTCAAGTCATATCCACTCAGCTCCACACAGAAAATTATTGCTGTAACCCCCTCGAAACAGTGGATCCATTTTTTGCGTTCAGATCTCTGTCCACCCACATCCACCATTTTGAAAGTCAGCTCTTTGAAGGTGAACTTATTTTCTACAATCCCTGTAGTCATGTCCCGAGAACGCAGAATATCTTCCACTGTAGGGATGTAGTCCAGTGCTGCAATCCTTTCTAGGTCATTTAAGTAGTATGCAGCATTATCCTCTAGGTGGTACTCATTGGAGCGGCAAAAACACTCCTGCACACCAGGGTCTGCCCAGAGCCGTTTCATGACTCCCAGAAGCTCAGGGGTAATCTCACCTTTGCTCTCAGCTGGGCCTGTCAGGGCAAAAAGCTGCACAGCATCATATGCTCTGTCAGGATTGTGAAATTCTATCTTAAGGGTGGCTAGAGCCCGAATGATACGTGTGAGAGAGTCAATTGCATTATAGATAATCAGAGGTTTGTATTCTTTACACGCCTCCAAGTTAAAGCCACCACTATGAATGATTTTCATCTGCTTTACAATAGTACTCTTCCCAGAATTGCTGGTACCGAGGAGTAGGAGCTTAATCTCTCTTCGTTGTCGCTGACTTTCAGAGCGCAGGTGGCGGTCAATCCTACGGGACCGCCGCgctgcctctttctcctcagagCTTTGCCGACATCCCATGGTATAGCAGGCAGTTACAGAAGGGAAAGGTTGGAGATTATCTCACTCTGTTTGCGTCTCTGAAAGAGATATGTGGTGTCTTTCAGTTCTCGTGCCAGGTACACCTTgaacaaaaaaaagtctctatCCAATACCTGATGGTCCAAGATGCCTGTACCACCTAATTCAGTCCCAGCAGGGGTGCAAACACATGTAGATATGCAACCACAGAAATAGTCTCTTCAGCAGATCTCATGGCACTCCCCTTTCCAGTGCATAAACAGTGGCACATTCCTGTTAATGAAGGGACACTTCCCTTTGCCACAGTTTGGCTAGATCCATCAAATACTCTTTTCTGTTCTGCATAATTattttgctgccttctgtccAAAGGTAAGGAGCCGCACTTTCACCTTCTCTGCTCTAGCCCTTTTAGTTGTATTTTCTGGTTGCTGTGGTGATGCTGCTAGATAAAGCTGAAGCTCTTTTCAATGgtgctgtatttgttttgtttctcttcccccACTTCTTCAGCTGATCCAGTTCAGCTCCGTAAATCTGTGCTTTCCACCTGCCaaacaatgagaaaaagaaatgaatgaaatgagAGAGACTGCTTCTTTGCTGCAAACCACttactttctcctcctcttctagACTTCTAAACCTTTTATTATcccaaacagaaaacacagatggaaaaatatgtaaagaaaagcaaaaatctaaACCCCTAGCAAAAACGTAGGGACAGCTGAAGCTTGCAGACCTAAGAAAATGTGGTTTCTGAACAATAGTAAATCAAATCTCCCTTTCagtcttctgtattttattatctAAACCTACATGAAAACAAACAGTGCTGAGCTGTGCCCCAATTTCTCCCTCAGCAAGAGCTTATGGCAGCGCTTTTCCTGCACAGTCCTGTTCTGACTGGTTTTCCTGAAGTAGAAAACGAAACAGACTCACAACTACTTTTCCCAGTCTATTTATATCAATATCTTGTACTCAAGACAGATGTCCTCCTgagttttctttcatcttttctgtttgcacTGAACATTTAAATAACTAAATTAGGAAGCAAAAGGAGGTGATTAACTTTGCTCCGTGATTTTGTAAAAGGGAGAGTTACTGATCTTTGCAGAATACAGTAACAGATCTTCTTTCCCCTTGGAGAACAGTGCTGTTAAACATACTACCTGCATCCTGCTTAATCAATAAAGTGATGCACTACTACAACAAATTTTGTAAGCTTCTTTCCATAGCCAAGCTAAGTGTTATTAAGCCTCCTCTCTTCCATTTTTAATACAGGAAATTCTGAGATGCAGTAAAAGTGAACAGTGACTACAAGGCGAATATTTCATACAAAAAGCACAGGAAATGTCATCCCAAGCAAGGGCTTTTCAGTGACTGTTAGAGCAATTATTCTTTCCCAAATTAGGGGTTAAGCCTACCAGTTGGAACTCTGCAGAAGGCAACAGCAGGAAGCAGTTACCTCTCACAGAGGGAAAACACATTACTAATAGCTGATCAGTGATAACTTGCCTCTTTTCTAGGAAGGGCTTGCTGCTCCCACTAAGCTCtgagcacagtgggcagcaggATCACAGATGTCATGACTTCCTCATTGTATGCTTGCCCCAGCCCACTTTAGCACCTATATGCTGTCTGTTTACTTGTGTCTAGAGGGTCTTCAGTGAGTATTTTTACAAACTAAACTAGATGCCACTGAGATACCCTCAGAGGTAGGCTTAAGAAAAATTTCAGAGCCTACTAAAGAAATGTAAATTCTACTACATTTTAATAAGACTAAGTCTCCCAAATTCCATTTTCAAAGTTGCTCTAGAAGTCTTTGGAAGTTTTTCCTGCATGAACGCACTAGCATTTCAATGTAGGTgataaagcattaaaatatatattgaagaGGATGATTCCACACTACTAGGAGAGGGACAGAATGATCCAATCCAGATGTTGAACCTCTGGCTTTTGTGAGGAAAGAAATTGAACTACAACTACTTGCAACCTCATgtactttgctttctctctttcttaagCATCACAGCAAAAATTTTAGCAGACAAAAGATATTTCAGCACTCCAAAAGAGTAATCTGTAATTAAGTATTTGAAATGGAGCACTGGATTTACcaatatgtatttttcctttccccacatcACCTACATCATAGGATAAGATCCACTTACATAGATATACAGCAGGATGGGGTGGGTCTCATTCCTACGTGGCCACACTGCTGTGGTTGAAAAATATAAACTTATATGACTTCTATTTTAATGTGTAACATGTATTTATAAATGCATATACATTTAATAGTATATGGTTTCTAAGATACTGTTTTATTGTCGAGAATTTCAACTCTTGTTTTGTCTTGCCAAAAGTCATTATTAGCCAGGGATTTCAGTGAGATCTTACTTTACCCTCCCAGTAGCTGTCACCATAGTAGAAATTAATTACGTCAAATAATAGCTTTAGCTAACCTTTAAATAACGTTAATTGAGATATAGCACAGCATAAAAACATCGAGGCGGGGGCTTCACAGATATAGATAAGGACAATTACATCAGCTGCAGTGCTGAAGAAGGGTTATATGGTTAAAGAATAAAGCTCAGCTTTTTAAGTTTGTTAGCATCtcacatttacatgaaaaaacatAATTATTAGAACATTTATTTGGGAGGGTAGAAGGGGGGAAATAAATTACATATCTAGGATTTCATTCCTGAGGTGGTAGAAACAAGTGTAATGATCTCAGACTCTTCTGTTTAGCAAGAGGTGTTACTATTCTGTTATTTGTATAGTAAATTTTTGTCACAGTGGGCTATCCTAATCTtagtttctgtattttgtataGCTTTCTCTCTGAACAGGTTTAAAGTCACTTACAGATCTCTTCTAATTTATGACGGGCTGACAAGTGGAAAGGTAGAGTCTATGTGTCTGCTTTCAGATCCAAGTCCCCACTGGTACGCATCTCTGGGGTCTACAGTTCTGCAACAGCATCTTGGCATTAGACAGGTTCTTGCAACACACTGGATCCCTTTTCAGCAGCTTCCAGTACATAAACGTGAAGGTATCTGGGAACATGAAACGTGCATGTATGGAAGGACAAACAGTTATGGCAATCATTGTTAATCCCTTAACATCAGAGAAAAAGGTATAGAGACTGGACAGAGTCACTGGATGACAGTTTTACATACTCGTTCTTGAAGTTTCCTGGGATGTTAGCCTGGGACAGTTGAGCTTGCAATCACTCACTCTTAAATACTTTTACTGATTCTATATTTATCTTTAAATCCCTTCCTAACTCTAACCCTGCTTAAGGGAAATACATAGTTGAACCAATGTAGACCTGGATAAAATTCATGACTACCAGGATGAGTCAGTAGAGATCAGGATTGGTACTGCTGTATTGAGGACAGCATTATATTTTAGTTGGAGAAGATTAATAGATGATTGCTGCAAACAATTGCAAAATTCCACAACTGGAACTCTGACCACAAGAAAGTGAACACTCAAAAAAACAGTATATGAAGTATACTGATTAAAATGTGCTTTGATATCCCACTCATTCCCATCTTTCCTTAGATTCCCAGAACACGATCAACATACACATTTTCAGAACAGCAGCTTTTACTCAGTTCTGAGGATCTCCTATACAGTATTTCaacttcccctcttctttcttgcTCCTATTGAAACCTGCCTTCTCACTATGTTCTTTTAATCTCTGTGCTCTTAACGCCTGCCTGTAAATCCATCCCAAATCCACATGTATGAAATTAATTAACTAGAACAGGACTTCTACAGTAACCAATTCCAGAAACTAACCATGACAATCTTATTCTCAGTTGTTCTAAACTAGTTATCTAGTCAGTACATCAAGTCACCTCTACATGACAGTTCGGAGTGCTTATCTGTCATCTTTGCCTGTATGGACCATAGTGTATGGGTAGGCTTGTAATTTAAGCATTTTGGGTGCCTTAAAGATGTCTGAATCCTTTGCCCCAAATGCACTGTGTATTGCTATTACCTGGTCTAAAACTCTACAAAAGAGTCTTAATATCACCTGTATTTATCTTACTTCCCTTTGCACATCAGAAGGACATTAGCACATGAAGAACAGATTAAtgagcagaaaattaaaatagcataCACATTAATCGAATGGTAATTAGCACAACTTTACTTACTCTAATGCATCAAAGATGTGGAAAGGAAACCCTCCAAAATGAGGAGTTATACTTTCTTCAAATAATTGGCTTTTTCCAATGCTCATAAGAAGATGAAAAGTAAGAGTTGAGGAAGCTGTTTCTTAATAAGTAACTTTCCAGCCACACAGACAGAATGAAATTACTGTATTAGATATCAAgccaaattcttattttaattatataaaaattagAGTTGGCTCCATTAATCATGCTTATTCTGACATGTTCAGAACATTTAAAATGGGTTTTCCTTTAAGTCCTCATCATCGGAAGCTTCATTTTCATGTCATTGATAAGACCACTGGTTGAGTTCTACACATCTCTTTGACTAAAGATGAAAAATTTTGCAGGAAGCACATATGGGACTCCCTCTCTTCTCTTATTCAAGTTTCATCCTGAAAAAAAGAGGCTTGCTAGAGACAAAAAGCAAGGGGATACATATTCCTTCCAAAACGCATCAATACTTGTGATAAACGTGGAGATTTTATGCCCATATAAGATAAGCAgatcttttttaaactttgttattGGCCTCAACAATTGCTTATGACAGTTTGGTAGAAAGacactttcaagaaaaaaattattcttttcagacAGCTTGTACATTGTGTAGAGTATTTCCTATTGCATATTTCCACAACACATTGTTGTTGATGCATCAGATGCATCATTCATACCCCACAGTATTTTCCATAGCAACTATTCTGCTTGCCATTCATTAATATGTTTAACACAGAAAAGGATAGAGTAGCACCTCCTTATTGTAGGGAAGACCAGGAGTATGTAAACACTGCGTAGATGAGTTTTACAGTattgaa
It encodes the following:
- the GNAZ gene encoding guanine nucleotide-binding protein G(z) subunit alpha; its protein translation is MGCRQSSEEKEAARRSRRIDRHLRSESQRQRREIKLLLLGTSNSGKSTIVKQMKIIHSGGFNLEACKEYKPLIIYNAIDSLTRIIRALATLKIEFHNPDRAYDAVQLFALTGPAESKGEITPELLGVMKRLWADPGVQECFCRSNEYHLEDNAAYYLNDLERIAALDYIPTVEDILRSRDMTTGIVENKFTFKELTFKMVDVGGQRSERKKWIHCFEGVTAIIFCVELSGYDLKLYEDNQTSRMAESLRLFDSICNNNWFINTSLILFLNKKDLLAEKIRRIPLTVCFPEYKGQNTYEEAAVYIQRQFEDLNRNKETKEIYSHFTCATDTSNIQFVFDAVTDVIIQNNLKYIGLC